From Gemmatimonadota bacterium:
AGCTTCCCGAACATGTTGGAGAGATGGGTGCTGACGGTGCGCGCGGAGATGTCGAGCCGCACGGCGATCTCCTTGTTGGTGAGGCGGCGCGCGACCAGTCGCGCGATATCGAGCTCACGACCCGTGAGCGAGAACGCCCCCTCGCTCGCCCCTCGCGCCGGCAGTCGCATTCCCAACGCCCGCATCTCGCTGCGGGTCCCGCGCAGTTCGTGCTCGGCGCCGAGTCGGGCGAAGACGTCGTGGGCGCGGCGCAGTTCGTGCCGAGCGCCGTCGGCGTCACCATCGGCGAGCATCACCTGTGCGGCGTTGCGGCGCACGCGCGCGGCGTGGAAGGGGAACGGGATCGCCTCGAGTTCGTCGGCGGCGGCCAGCAGCGCCGGCACAGTCGCCGGATGCCGTTCCTCGAAGCGCAGCCGCAACGCCTCCGCCGTGTTGGCCCAGGCGAGGCCGAGCCGATGCCCCATCAGTTGCGACTGCTCGCGCAATCGCGCGCTCTCGCGGCGCACGAGGTCGAACTCCTGCAACCAGAGCCCCGCCTCGATGATGATGGGGAGCAGGCGGTGGATCGCCCAGACGACGTACCCGAAGGCGTCGGCGATGGCGAGGCCACGTTGCCCGAACTCCAGCGCGCGGCGCCACTCGCCCATCGCCAGCCAGTACGCGGCCATCCCGGTATGAGCGAGGATCGCGTTATGCACCTCGCCGGCGTCGGGCGACCGCCCCTCCCGCAGCGCCTGCTCCACCTCATGGGCGCGCGAGATCTGCCACGCTTCTTCCAGGAGTTCGTGGCCACGCGGGAACTCGTCCCGCGCGATGTGAATGAACGCTGTCCAGACGAGGAGACGCGGCAGGACCGTGTTGGGGGCGATGGCGCGCGCCATGGGAATCGCGCGGTCGGCGCGGGCGAGCGCCTCCGCCCACTCCCCGACTCCTGAGGCGAACTCGATCGCGATCTCCGCCGTTTGCACCTGCAAGAGCGGCGAGTACAGCTCGCGCGCAAGATGCTCCGCGTGGCGCTGGTGCATCGCGACGACGTCGGAGTTGCCACCGAGCCCCTCGAGCACGGCCAGCCCCCAATGCGCCCACCACATGAGTGCCCGGTCGCCGCTGGCGGTCGCATGCGCGAGGGCAGCGGCGCCGTGGCGCCTGGCGACGTCGGCAGGCCCCGTCCACCCGTAGAACTGCATCAGGGCGCGATGGACGAGGGCCTGCAGCGCGGCATCGCCGGTGCGTTCGGCCACCGGGACGACCTCCTCCACCGCCGCCTTGGCCTCGGCCACGCGCCCCTGCGCGTGGAGCAGCATCGCCTTGGCGACGCGGACAGGGACGGCGAGGTCGGCGCGCTGCATGGCGGTGGCCACCGCCTCGGCGCGGTCGAGGTACGTCAGCCCGTCGGCGGGGCGACCGGCGAAGGCGAGGGCGAGCCCAATGCGCCGCAGCAGGCGCGCACGCGCCAGGTCGTCTCCGGCCTCGACGGCGAGTGAGAGCGCGACTTCCCACACCGTCATGGCCCCGACATGATCACCGTTCCGCGCACGCGCGCGGGCGAGGTCCTCACACAAGGCGCGATAGGCGGCGGCGTCGCGCTCCGCGGGCACCACGCGATCGGCGATCGAGAGGGCGTCAGTGAGGAGGCGCAGCGCCTCGGCGTCGGCGTGCCGGTTCAGTGCCTCACGCCCTGCCGCCGCCACATACCGCAGCGTGCGGACGTCTCCCGCGAGCAGGTCTCCCTCCACGAGATGACGCGCGATCTCGCGGGCGTGCGCGATGGCGCCGGCCCCGAGCGTTCGTTCCATCTCGCGAGCCGTCGTCAGATGCAACGCGCGGCGCCGGGCCGCCGTGAGCCCGGCGGCGACCGTGAGCTGCACGAGCGGATGCACGAACTCGTACTGCGGGAGCCCCCCTTCCCCGATCTCCCGCAGGATGCGTCGGGCGCACAGGATGTCGATGGCGTCGGCGAACGGCTGCGCCTCGAGCCCGGCCACCGACTGCAGCAGGGGAAGCGAGGCGCGCGTCCCGATCACCGCGGCCACCTCGGCCACGCGGCGCGCCCCCGGCTCCACCTCGTGCATGCGCGCCTGCAGCGCCTCGCGAATCGTCGCCGGCAGCCCGACGTCGTCGAAGTCACCCACCACCCAGCGCTCGCCCTCGATGCGCACACGCCCCGATTCCACGAGGTGGCGCACGAGCTGGTCGACGAAGAGCGGATTGCCGCGCGAGCGCTCGTGCACGCGTTCGGCCAGGCGCGTCACCTCGTCGCCCGTGAGTGCAAAGAGACGGAAGAGCACGTCGGCGATATCGTGACGCGTCAGCGGCTCGAGATGCCGCACCACCGCCTCGCCGCGCGAGACCAGCGAGCGTTCGGTCGTCTTGAGGGCGGGCGGAAGTTCCTGCTCGTCATCCGCATACGTGACGATGAGGAGGAGCGCGGCCTGGCGCACGTGGCGCGCGAGGAAGTGCACCAGCTCCATCGACGACGCGTCGCTCCACTGCGCATTCTCGAGGATCAGGAGGACGGGCTGTCGATCGGCCAACCGTTGCAGGAACTGCGCGAAGTTCCAGAGCAGCCGCGCCTTGTGGTCGGCATCGTGCGGCGACAGCGGCTCGCTGGGCGCGCGTCCCAGCGACAGCCCGTGAAGGATCATCGCCAGCTCGCGCTCGGCACCGCGTGCGAGTACCGATAGCGTGGCGGGGGGCAGATCGCGCAAGGCGGGGACGAGGGCGTCCGACAGCATCCCGTACGGAATCCCTGTTTCCGCCGCGTAGGCACCCCCAGCGGCCACGAACATCTCGCGCCGGAGCGCTTCGCGTGCGAGCAACTGCACCAGGCGCGTCTTGCCGACGCCACTTTCCCCGGCGAGGAAGATCGTCTGCCCCTTTCCTTCGGCAGCAGCATCGAGCGCCATCCGCAGAACGCCGAGCTCGGCCCGGCGCCCCACGAGGGGGAGTTCGGTCTGCGCGGTCAGCGTCATCGTGGGATCGGCGCTCGATGCCATGGGCGCAATTCTGCGGACGCGCGCAATGCGCCGCTAGTGGCGCGCTCAGCGGCGCGGGACGTGGCGCGCGACGTGGCCCGTCAATCGTGCGGCCGTGCGCAATCGATCGGTGAAGTGAACCGTCTGCCGTCACCCCCGTCCTTCGTCCGCGTCCGATCCTCCTCAAACGCCACCGGCCCGCGAATGCCATGTTGGCATCCGCGGGCCGGGGCGTACTGCCGGGGGCCGTTAGGCGTTCCGGTCCAGGCACCCCTTGAACTTGGGGTTGTTCTGCTCGTCCTGGATGATCGGCAGGTTCACGTCCGGGCCAAAGACACCGCCCTTGTAGTGCGGCCCCGTCGGGAAGACGTTGTTCGCCGAGCGCCCGTACTGGCGGATGAGTCGACGCATGTCGCCCAACCGCTGGCCGCGGCTGAACGTCCACAGCGCCTTCTCACGGAAGTGCAGGTTGATGCGCGCCGCCGGCGTGCCCGGGTCGGTCAGCGCCGGCAACGCGGTCACGGCTACCGAGTGGATCGTCGGCGGCGTGGCACGCAGCGCGTTCAGGATGGCCAGCCACTGCGTGGGGTTGTTGTCACGCAGTGCCTTCTCGGCTTCGATGAAACGCGCGTCGATGCCGTTCACGATGTCCACGGCCGTGAGCTGCTGGAAGATGATGGTCGTGTTCATGAACGTCTGCCCGTCCTGGCCGGCCGTGGTGCGCTTGGTGACCGGGACGCGCGGATCGTTGAGCGTCGCAAACGGAATCGCGTTGGCTACCGGGATGTTGCGCTGGTTCCCCTGCAGCGAATCGCCCACCGTGTAGCGCAGCGACGACTGCCCCAACGACCAGAGCTGGTTGGTCTGCGTCGTGGTGGAGAACAACGACCGGTGCGCAAACGTGGTGGGAATGCCGGCGACCGTCGCGGCAGCGGCGTCGACCTGGTTGAGGCCCATCTGCGCACGCGCCTTGCCGACGCGTGCCGCGCGGGCAATCGCCACACTGATGGTGTCGGTGGCGCTTCCCACCGTCGTGATCGCCGAATCGAACTGGGCGACAGCGGAGTTGAAGACCTGCGTCACGGTGAGCGGATCACCGAAGACCGCCTTGTCCCCCGAACCATCGGACAGCGGGATGCCGTTGCAGAAATCCGACGCCAGCTGCAACTCCACGAAGCCCTTGGCGAAGTACATCTCACCGATGCTCGCAGTGGCCGTCGGCTCCCACTCTTTGAGGCCGGCGACGGCCTGCGTGGCCGAGGTGCGAACGCGATACAGGCGATACAGCATCCCGGAGACCTGGGAGTTGTTCTCCTGGATGCGGCGCTGGTCGGTTTCATCGTTCTGCACGAAGGTCGAGCTGGTTCCCCACTCGTCGGCGAGGAGTCCGCCGAAGAGCCAGGTGCTCTCACTGCCGGCGGTGGCGGCGGTGAGCCGCGAGACGGTGCCAATGGCCAGTCCGCGCGCGCCCTCGATCGACCCAACGTCGCCCGGGGGAATGAGGTCGGGATCGGTCGCCTCGAGCAGCGTATCGGTCACGCTGCTGCAGGCGGCAGTGGAGGCGAGCCCGAGGACCGCGAGGGTCCTCGCAAGGCGCCCGCCAAAGGAGATGCGATGCATCTGAAGTGTCCTCAGGTAGGCGTTAGCGGTTGATGTTGACACGGAGGATGTAGTAGCTGGGGAGGCCGAGACCCTGGAAGTCGCCGCCCGCCGCATCAGCGCCGGTGGTGACCTGATAGTCGTTCTCGGGGTCGACGCCGCGGTACTTGGTCCAGAGCGCCAGGTTGCGTCCCGTCAGGAGCACGCTCACCGCGCGGCTCTTGAACAGGCGCTGCGAGAGGTCGGGGCTCAGGTTGTACTGCACCGTCATCTCACGGAAGCGCGCAAAGGCGCCGTCCTGCAGGAAGCCGTCGAGCGAGGCCGACGGGTGGTTGCGCGTCGCGACCACCATGGCCTGCTCCTCGAACGAGGCATCCGGGTTCTGCATGCCGTTGCAGTTCTGGCGCGAGACGCAGCGAATGCGCTCCGTGTTGTTGTACCAGCGGTGTCCACCACGATAGTCGATCATCGTCTGGACGCGGAAGCGACGCGAGAACAGGTCGATCCCGTTGGTCCACGTCATGAGGTGGCGCGGCTGCCCGTACCCACTGAAGGAGAACGAGTCGGCGACGAACACTTCGTTGAGGTTCGGGTCGGCGTTGTAGGTCAGGATCTTGTCGCTGTTCTTGTCTTCCCACCCCGTGATCTTGCGCGACCACAGGCCAAAGATCGGGTAGCCTTCCACCGCACGCGTCGTGGTGCCGAGCTGCGGCGGCGTGCCGCCGAGCGAGACGAGTTCGTTGGAATTGGTGGAGGCATTGAGCGCCACGTCCCACGCGAAGTTCTTCTTGTCGACCACCTGTGCCGAGAAGAACGCTTCCCACCCCTGGTTGGCCACGGAGCCGATGTTGACGCGCTGAGTGGTCGGGCCACCGATCGACGGCGGCTGGATGGCCGAGATGATCGCGTCCTTCGTCGTCTTCGTGTAGTACGTGAGCTCGAAGGAGTAGCGGTTGTTCAGGAACTTCGCGTCAAAGCCCGTCTCGAACTCGGTCGACCGCTCTGGCTTGAGGTTCGGGTTGCCGATGGAGCTGTAGACGACGGCCGCCTGGTCAACACCGCGATAGTTCGCGGTGGTGGCGCCGTAGAAGCGCAACGCGTCGTTGGGGCCCGGTTGCACACCCGACGACCCGATGGCGGCGCGGAAGCGGAACTGGTTCAGGAAGTCCCACTTGGGGAAGAACGACTCGTCGGACATGATCCACGAGACCGATCCCTTGGGATAGTACACCGACTGGAAGTTCGTGCCGAAGGCCGAGTTCTGGTCGGTGCGCAGCGCCGCCGTCAGGAACAAGCGGTCATTGATCGCCGCCGCCTGTTCGACGAAGAGCCCCAGCGTCTTCTGGAACGTGGTCGCTTCCGACGCGGTCGGGACGGCGCCCGCGCCAGCCGTCTGCGCACCCGGCGCGAGCTGCGTCCCCAACGCGGAGCCGAACTCGAACAGGTAGTTCACGTACTGCACGCCGCCGGTAGTCTTGAGCGCCAGCCACGGACGCGGCGTGTACGACGCCGTGGAGCCGAGATCCACCGTGAAGTTCCGGATGTCGGCGCGCGTGTTCTGCTTGAAGCCGTTGCGATAGAGCGCCGTGATCGGCGGCCCCTCGCCGCGATAGAGCAGGTTGTCGTCGACGCGGTTGGTGTAGTCGTTGCCCACCGTCAGGCGATTCTGCAGCCAGTCGGTCGGGCGCCAGTTGGCATTGAACGAGCCGAGGAAGCGGTTCACGCGCTGTCCTGTCTTTTCCTGCCAGGTGTAGCCCGGCGTCCAGGCGCGATACCCATAGAGCGGCGTCGCCAGAATACCGGTGCCCACGAGGCGGTTAGGCGCGCAAATCTTGCACCCCGGGCCGCCGAAGGCCTGCGACCCGAGACCAGCGGTGGCGTTGGACTCCAGCGAATAGCGCTGCGCCAGATTAATGAAGCCGGTCGACGCCGACAGGTCGAGCTTGGGGCTCACCGCCGCGTTGATGTTCGCGCGCACGCTGTTCTTCCCCAGCACGTTCGGGCGCTCCGTCCAGTCCCGAATCGGAATGTTGAGCGTGTCCAAGCGACGACGTTCGAACGCCGGGAGCTCCAGCATCCCGGTTTCGTCTTCGCGCTCGCCCGAGACGAAGTAACGCACCAGGTCGTTGCCGCCCGACAGCTGCAGCCCGTACTGGTTGCGGTAGCCCGTTCCCAGCGGCGTAACGTCCGGATCCTCGAACAGGTTGTACTTCGCCACCGAGTCAATCGTGCAGAAGCCCGACGACACCAACGGAAGGTTGCACCCGTTGATGGCCAGCTTGGACCCGTTGGACACGCGCGTGCCGAAGATCGTGTAGTTGGTGGGATAGGTGTTGTTGTCCTTGATCATCCCGCCTTCGCCGTAGATCGTCCAACGCGCCGTCCCCGCCCGCCCACGCTTGGTGGTGATGAGGACTACGCCGTTGGCGGCGTCGGTGCCGTACAGCGTCGCCGCCGACGGCCCCTTCACGATCTCCATGCTCTCGATCTCTTCCGGATTGAGGTCGCCGACACGGCTCGGCTGCGCCCCACCGGTGAAGAGGTTCGACGACCCGATGTTGTTCGACATGCGAACGCCATCGATGATGAAGATCGGGTCGTTGGAGAGCGACAGCGAGTTCTGGCCGCGGATGCGGATACGCGCGCCCGAACCGGTCTGCGTCCCCGACGTGACCGTCACGCCCGCGGTACGCGAGTTGAGCATGTCGTTGACGTTCTGCACCGCCCCCGACTCGGCGATCTTGGCCGCGTCGATCGAGGCCACCGCGTTCCCGAGCTCGACGCGACGCTGGTCGCCCGTCGCCGTCGTCACGACCGGCGCGAGCGTCAGCGCGACTTCGGTCAGCGCGAACTCCAGGCTCGCCGCCTGGCCCGCCGCCACGGTCACCGGCTTCTTCTGCTCCGAGTAGCCGACGCGCAGCACGCGCACCGTCACGTTGCCCGGCGTCACCGCACGGAAGGTGAAACGACCGTCCGCATTCGTGAGGCCGCCAAGCGTCGTCCCGACGATCACGACTTGCGCCTGATCGAGGGGGCGACCGCCCGCGGCCTCTGTCACACGAACACTGATTGTCCCCTGCGAGGTCTGTGCGCCGAGTGCACTGGCCCCGATGGCCAAGAGCGCTCCGACAGACCGCAGGGCTCGTCCGAACGAGACAATACTCATTCTACGAACTCCAAGGTGTGGGGAATGGAGGGGTACCGCGACACGCCCGCGCCCGCGTTTCGGCGGACGACACGGAGGAGACCTTCCCGCGGGGGGGTGTACGGGGGTCGGACTCCGAAAAGCGTTTCAACGGACCCGCTAGGTTACAGGATGAAAAAGCGTGAGTCAACGACGGATGACGTGGGCGAGCCGTGCGCTGGGCGTGATGGAAGCGCTTTCATTGGTCCCCAGTCCACGTCCGACCGCGCGCGGGGGCCCCTCGTCCCGTATGCGGACGCAAGAGGGGCGACACGCCAGCGCGCGACGCTCCCGTTCAGCGCAGGCGGCGCTCCAGGAACTCGGTCGTGGCGCGAGCCACCGCCAACCACGACTGGTGCCGCAGGAAGCTGTGCACCTCATCGGGGAAGACCAGCTGCTCCACCTCCACGTTCCGCTGCCGGAGCCGCTCGACCAGGGTGATCGTCTCGGCGAACGAGACATTGCGATCGTCGTCGCCATGGATGACCAGCACCGGGGCCTTCCAGCGGTCGAGCGAGGCGAGCGGCGATGACTCGAGCGCCAGCCGCGAACGCTCGGGGTCGAGGAGCGTGTTGTAGTCGGGGATGAAGGTGCGGATGCCCACGTTCCAGTCGTGCACGCCGTGAATGTCCACGCCGGTAGCGAACAGCTCCGGCGCGCGCGCGAGCCCCATCGCGGTGAGGTAGCCGCCGTAGGAGCCTCCCCAGAGCGCGACCTTTGATGGGTCGACGTCGGGGCGCGACCGCATGAAGAGCCCGGCCCCGACCACGTCGTTGAACTCGCTCGCCCCCTCGGCGCCGTACCGATCGGCCTCACGGAACTTCATCCCGTAGCCGATCCCGCTGCGATAGTTCACCGACAGCACCACGAAGCCGCGGCTCGCCATGTACTGGTTGAGCGAGTACGCGTGATGGTAGTACTCCATGTAGTTGTAGCCCAGGAGCATCTGCCGGCGCGACCCGCCGTGGAAGAAGATCGCCGCGGGTCGCTTGTCCCCCGGCTTGGCCCCCGGCGGGAGGAAGAGCTGCGCGGGGATCGGCATGCCGTCGGCCGCCGTGATGGTGACGGCCTGCGGCGTCACGAGGCGCGCCGAGGGGAAGTCGGCCAGCAGCGCCGGTGCGAGCGGGGTGGCCACGCCGGCGTTCGTTAGGCGCGCCGCGTGCGCCGGCGTGCGCGCGTCGGATCGCAGCACGGCGAGCGATCCGTCGCTCAGCTCCACCTGGCCCCACTCGATCCCTTCACCGCGCGTCACCTGCACCGGCGCCCCACCGCGCACCGGCACGCGCCAGACGTGCCGTCGATCGATGTCGCCGATGTTCGTGTTGTAGAGCACTTCGCGACGATCACGACTGAGGGAGACATACTCCACCTCGCCTTCACCTGGCGTGAGAAGCGTCGCGCGACCGCCGGCCACCGGGACGCTGTACAGGTGGTTCCACCCATCCTTCTCCCACGGGAAGACGAGGATGTCGCCGTCGCCCCAGAGCAGCTGGTCCGCTCCAACGATCCCGTGCGGGACGCTTCCATCGCCCGCGTCGGCGGTCCACACGGTGCGCGCCGTACCGGTGGCCACGTCGCCGACGAGGATCGACCACGGGCGCGCCGTGCGCTGCGCCCTGAACATGTACAGCTCGCTCGATGCCGGCTCGCGGACGAAGGCCACCCGCCGGCCATCGGGCGACCAAACCGGCGCCCCGTCGGTGTCGACACTCGGCGCGAGGAAGCGCACCGCGCGTGTGGCGACCTCGAAGATGCCGATGAACGCGTGATCGCCGCGGCTGCTCACGAAGGCAAGCTTCGACCCATCGGGCGACCACCGCAGGTTGCCGATGCCACCACGGATGTTCAGCCATTCGGCGAAGTCGGCCTTGTCGTTCGAGAGCGACCGCGCCCACAGCTTGCCGCGATTGATGACGAGCGTCGCCCCGTCTGGCGCGATGCTCGGTGCAAAGCCGCCGCCCAGTCGCACCGGCGCCCCGCCGCCGAGCGCCACGCGATGGAGGGCGCTCTCCGCCCCCGTCGGGTTCTGCGCCGGATTCGGGCTCTCCCCCGCGCGATTGCGCGCCCCGCCACGCACGAAGACGAGCGACGCGCCGTCGGGCTCCCAGGTGAGCGCCAAGATCTCCTGCCCGTCGTCGGCCGTGTAGTTCGTTAGGCGCCGTCCCGCATAGGCGGGCGGTGTCGCCACCCAGATGTTGCGCGCCCCACGCTCGTTGAGCACCCAGGCCACCGCCCCACCGCGCGGCGCAGCGGTGAGTTCGGTCGGGAACGGGGCACCCAGGAGTTGCTCGAGGGTCGGCCCGGTCACTCCCTGGCCCGGGAGTCGGGACGTCGTGGACGCAATCAGGGTCAGCGCCGCGGCCAGCGCGGGAATCGCTCGACAAAGCTGGGAGGGCATGAGATCGGGGAAAGGGAGGCGAGAATATGTCCCCGGAATCCGGCCGCGGCGATGCCGCGCATCGTGACACCGCCGACGCTTCGCTCCCCGCGCCCCTTCGCGGGCCAGAGCACGCGCCGCATATTTCGCCCGAGGTCTCGCCTGACGGCCTGCACCGCCGGCGCCCCCCCCGCCACCGCCTCCCCAACGCCATGCCATCGTCCGCCGCCCCCCTCGTCGGGGTCGTCATGGGTTCCAAGTCCGACTTCGAGCACATGCAGCACTGCTGCGCCATGCTCGACGAGTTGCAGGTGCCGTACGAGGCGCGCGTCGTCTCGGCGCACCGTACCCCGGACTGGATGTTCGAGTACGCCGCCTCCGCGGAGTCGCGCGGACTGCTGGTGATCATTGCGGCGGCCGGTGGTGCCGCGCACCTCCCCGGCATGATCGCCGCCAAGTCGCTCGTCCCGGTGCTCGGCGTACCGATCCCCGCCACGTTGCTCAACGGACAGGACGCCCTGCTCTCCATCGTGCAGATGCCGGCCGGCGTCCCGGTGGGGACGCTGGCGATCGGCAAGCCGGGGGCGATCAACGCGGCGATCCTCGCCAGCGAGATCGTGGCGGTGCGGCACCCCGAGGTGCGCAATCGGCTGCGCCACTGGCGCGACGCGCGCCGTGACGACGTCCTGACGCAGGTCCTCCCGTGAGCGTGATCCTCCCCGGCGCGACGATCGGCATCCTGGGCGGCGGCCAACTGGGCCGCATGACGGGCATGGCGGCCCGTTCGTTAGGCTACGACGTCCAGGTCCTCGACCCCGATCCCGATTGCCCGGCCCGTGCCATCGCGTCGCGCACCATCACCGCACGCTTCGATGATGCCGATGCCGCGGCCGAGCTGGCGCGCGACTGCGACGTCGTCACGCTCGAAATCGAGCAGATCGCCCGTCCAGCACTCGAGGCGGTGACGACGCTCGCCCCGCTGCGGCCGCGTGCCGAGGCAGTCTTCACGGTGCAGGACCGCATCCGCCAGCGCTCCTGGCTCGACAAGCACGGCTTCCCCGTGGGGCCGTATCGCGCGGTGGGAACCGCCGACGAGTGTGCGGCGGCCGTGACGGCTCTCGGGCCTTCCATCTGCAAGGCCCCGATG
This genomic window contains:
- a CDS encoding DUF2791 family P-loop domain-containing protein; the encoded protein is MASSADPTMTLTAQTELPLVGRRAELGVLRMALDAAAEGKGQTIFLAGESGVGKTRLVQLLAREALRREMFVAAGGAYAAETGIPYGMLSDALVPALRDLPPATLSVLARGAERELAMILHGLSLGRAPSEPLSPHDADHKARLLWNFAQFLQRLADRQPVLLILENAQWSDASSMELVHFLARHVRQAALLLIVTYADDEQELPPALKTTERSLVSRGEAVVRHLEPLTRHDIADVLFRLFALTGDEVTRLAERVHERSRGNPLFVDQLVRHLVESGRVRIEGERWVVGDFDDVGLPATIREALQARMHEVEPGARRVAEVAAVIGTRASLPLLQSVAGLEAQPFADAIDILCARRILREIGEGGLPQYEFVHPLVQLTVAAGLTAARRRALHLTTAREMERTLGAGAIAHAREIARHLVEGDLLAGDVRTLRYVAAAGREALNRHADAEALRLLTDALSIADRVVPAERDAAAYRALCEDLARARARNGDHVGAMTVWEVALSLAVEAGDDLARARLLRRIGLALAFAGRPADGLTYLDRAEAVATAMQRADLAVPVRVAKAMLLHAQGRVAEAKAAVEEVVPVAERTGDAALQALVHRALMQFYGWTGPADVARRHGAAALAHATASGDRALMWWAHWGLAVLEGLGGNSDVVAMHQRHAEHLARELYSPLLQVQTAEIAIEFASGVGEWAEALARADRAIPMARAIAPNTVLPRLLVWTAFIHIARDEFPRGHELLEEAWQISRAHEVEQALREGRSPDAGEVHNAILAHTGMAAYWLAMGEWRRALEFGQRGLAIADAFGYVVWAIHRLLPIIIEAGLWLQEFDLVRRESARLREQSQLMGHRLGLAWANTAEALRLRFEERHPATVPALLAAADELEAIPFPFHAARVRRNAAQVMLADGDADGARHELRRAHDVFARLGAEHELRGTRSEMRALGMRLPARGASEGAFSLTGRELDIARLVARRLTNKEIAVRLDISARTVSTHLSNMFGKLGVDSRGALVDLLRTHPGFSDANE
- a CDS encoding SusC/RagA family TonB-linked outer membrane protein, with protein sequence MTEAAGGRPLDQAQVVIVGTTLGGLTNADGRFTFRAVTPGNVTVRVLRVGYSEQKKPVTVAAGQAASLEFALTEVALTLAPVVTTATGDQRRVELGNAVASIDAAKIAESGAVQNVNDMLNSRTAGVTVTSGTQTGSGARIRIRGQNSLSLSNDPIFIIDGVRMSNNIGSSNLFTGGAQPSRVGDLNPEEIESMEIVKGPSAATLYGTDAANGVVLITTKRGRAGTARWTIYGEGGMIKDNNTYPTNYTIFGTRVSNGSKLAINGCNLPLVSSGFCTIDSVAKYNLFEDPDVTPLGTGYRNQYGLQLSGGNDLVRYFVSGEREDETGMLELPAFERRRLDTLNIPIRDWTERPNVLGKNSVRANINAAVSPKLDLSASTGFINLAQRYSLESNATAGLGSQAFGGPGCKICAPNRLVGTGILATPLYGYRAWTPGYTWQEKTGQRVNRFLGSFNANWRPTDWLQNRLTVGNDYTNRVDDNLLYRGEGPPITALYRNGFKQNTRADIRNFTVDLGSTASYTPRPWLALKTTGGVQYVNYLFEFGSALGTQLAPGAQTAGAGAVPTASEATTFQKTLGLFVEQAAAINDRLFLTAALRTDQNSAFGTNFQSVYYPKGSVSWIMSDESFFPKWDFLNQFRFRAAIGSSGVQPGPNDALRFYGATTANYRGVDQAAVVYSSIGNPNLKPERSTEFETGFDAKFLNNRYSFELTYYTKTTKDAIISAIQPPSIGGPTTQRVNIGSVANQGWEAFFSAQVVDKKNFAWDVALNASTNSNELVSLGGTPPQLGTTTRAVEGYPIFGLWSRKITGWEDKNSDKILTYNADPNLNEVFVADSFSFSGYGQPRHLMTWTNGIDLFSRRFRVQTMIDYRGGHRWYNNTERIRCVSRQNCNGMQNPDASFEEQAMVVATRNHPSASLDGFLQDGAFARFREMTVQYNLSPDLSQRLFKSRAVSVLLTGRNLALWTKYRGVDPENDYQVTTGADAAGGDFQGLGLPSYYILRVNINR
- a CDS encoding S9 family peptidase, producing the protein MPSQLCRAIPALAAALTLIASTTSRLPGQGVTGPTLEQLLGAPFPTELTAAPRGGAVAWVLNERGARNIWVATPPAYAGRRLTNYTADDGQEILALTWEPDGASLVFVRGGARNRAGESPNPAQNPTGAESALHRVALGGGAPVRLGGGFAPSIAPDGATLVINRGKLWARSLSNDKADFAEWLNIRGGIGNLRWSPDGSKLAFVSSRGDHAFIGIFEVATRAVRFLAPSVDTDGAPVWSPDGRRVAFVREPASSELYMFRAQRTARPWSILVGDVATGTARTVWTADAGDGSVPHGIVGADQLLWGDGDILVFPWEKDGWNHLYSVPVAGGRATLLTPGEGEVEYVSLSRDRREVLYNTNIGDIDRRHVWRVPVRGGAPVQVTRGEGIEWGQVELSDGSLAVLRSDARTPAHAARLTNAGVATPLAPALLADFPSARLVTPQAVTITAADGMPIPAQLFLPPGAKPGDKRPAAIFFHGGSRRQMLLGYNYMEYYHHAYSLNQYMASRGFVVLSVNYRSGIGYGMKFREADRYGAEGASEFNDVVGAGLFMRSRPDVDPSKVALWGGSYGGYLTAMGLARAPELFATGVDIHGVHDWNVGIRTFIPDYNTLLDPERSRLALESSPLASLDRWKAPVLVIHGDDDRNVSFAETITLVERLRQRNVEVEQLVFPDEVHSFLRHQSWLAVARATTEFLERRLR
- the purE gene encoding 5-(carboxyamino)imidazole ribonucleotide mutase is translated as MPSSAAPLVGVVMGSKSDFEHMQHCCAMLDELQVPYEARVVSAHRTPDWMFEYAASAESRGLLVIIAAAGGAAHLPGMIAAKSLVPVLGVPIPATLLNGQDALLSIVQMPAGVPVGTLAIGKPGAINAAILASEIVAVRHPEVRNRLRHWRDARRDDVLTQVLP